In one window of Pelosinus sp. IPA-1 DNA:
- the pflA gene encoding pyruvate formate-lyase-activating protein gives MQGYYHSIEHFGTVDGRGIRYVLFLSGCQLRCRFCHNPDTWQKGCKVISTEKVLSDLLHYRHFYDGSKGGITVSGGEPLLQSQFVAELFAACQKHAIDTTIDTAGYYDKQNITDILPYTNAALFSIKAVNPEKHRWLAGLDNEQILSNLRYLTEHIPVTLRYVVLPGITTTTEDIVALANLIHSLPAPVTVELLPYHSLGRQKWQALQMKYTLDDVPDATTQDVASVATLLKAEGITNLI, from the coding sequence ATGCAAGGCTATTACCATTCCATAGAACATTTCGGAACAGTAGATGGACGAGGTATCCGCTATGTTTTATTTTTATCAGGCTGCCAATTACGCTGCCGTTTCTGTCATAATCCCGATACCTGGCAAAAAGGTTGTAAAGTAATTAGTACAGAGAAAGTACTATCTGATTTACTACACTATCGTCACTTTTATGACGGCTCCAAGGGAGGCATTACGGTAAGCGGCGGCGAGCCTTTGTTGCAATCCCAATTTGTAGCTGAACTTTTTGCAGCCTGTCAAAAACATGCTATTGATACCACCATTGATACTGCAGGATATTATGATAAGCAAAACATTACCGATATTTTGCCCTATACCAATGCAGCACTATTTAGTATTAAAGCTGTAAATCCAGAAAAACATCGTTGGCTAGCCGGACTTGATAACGAGCAAATTCTTAGCAATTTAAGATATCTCACAGAGCATATTCCAGTAACCTTGCGCTATGTCGTTCTCCCTGGCATCACAACAACAACGGAAGATATAGTAGCATTAGCCAACCTAATTCACTCCTTACCAGCTCCTGTTACCGTTGAATTACTACCATATCATTCCTTAGGACGGCAAAAGTGGCAAGCTTTACAAATGAAATATACCTTAGATGACGTACCTGATGCTACCACCCAAGATGTAGCATCAGTAGCAACTCTACTCAAGGCAGAAGGAATCACAAATCTTATCTGA
- the pflB gene encoding formate C-acetyltransferase gives MNKAWQQFKPGKWQTSINVRDFIQNNYLPYEGNSDFLATVTPRTKKLWDKCSALLAEEREKNGVLDVDPTIVSTITSHKPGYIEESLEVIYGLQTDAPLKRSVIANGGVRMAEQACEAYGYKLNPEISNIYRNHVTTHNTAVFNMYTDEMKKARKLGIITGLPDGYGRGRIIGDYRRISLYGINHLMATKKADLEDLANKPMTEDTLRLREEVAAQIASLKDMIAMAASYGFDISRPAETAKEAVQWLYFGYLASIKEQNGAAMSLGRVSTFLDIYLARDLENGILTEMEAQELIDQMVIKLRLARHLRTPDYNELFAGDPLWVTESIGGMGLDGRTLVTRTSYRILHTLYNLGPAPEPNLTILWSVNLPTDFKNFCAKVSLDTSAIQYENDDIMQPVYGDDYAIACCVSAMRIGEQMQFFGARANLAKALLLAINGGRDENTGEQLAPIMPIPTGEYLDYEVVRNNLSQVLTWLTGLYVNTMNLIHFSHDKYAYERAQLALHDTDVKRIMAFGVAGLSVATDSLSAIRHARVKALRNEAGIAKDFAIEGDFPCFGNDDDTVDTLATELSHEFSRKLKEHPTYRDAEHTLSILTITSNVMYGKKTGATPDGRKAGQAFAPGANPMHGRDKKGALAAMQSVCKLSYDDCRDGISYTFSILPATLGKADPIKIQNLASILDGYSAKKGHHINVNALDRSVLEDARKHPEKYPQLTIRVSGYAVNFIKLTPAQQAEVIERTFYQSL, from the coding sequence ATGAACAAGGCATGGCAACAATTTAAACCAGGAAAATGGCAAACATCAATTAACGTACGAGATTTTATTCAAAATAATTACTTACCTTATGAGGGTAATAGTGATTTCTTAGCTACCGTAACACCTCGCACTAAAAAATTATGGGATAAATGCAGTGCCTTATTAGCAGAGGAACGTGAAAAAAACGGTGTCTTGGATGTGGATCCTACTATCGTTTCTACTATTACATCTCATAAGCCAGGCTATATTGAAGAAAGTTTAGAAGTAATCTATGGTTTACAAACGGATGCTCCCTTAAAACGCAGCGTAATTGCTAATGGTGGTGTTCGCATGGCTGAGCAGGCTTGCGAAGCCTATGGTTATAAGCTTAATCCAGAAATTAGTAACATCTACCGCAACCATGTAACGACCCATAATACTGCCGTTTTTAATATGTATACTGATGAAATGAAAAAAGCTCGTAAACTAGGAATTATTACAGGATTACCTGATGGCTATGGTCGCGGTCGGATTATTGGTGACTACCGCCGTATTTCTCTTTATGGAATCAATCACTTAATGGCAACCAAAAAAGCTGATTTAGAAGATCTTGCGAACAAACCAATGACTGAAGATACATTACGCCTGCGAGAAGAAGTGGCTGCTCAGATTGCGTCCCTAAAAGATATGATTGCCATGGCAGCATCTTATGGTTTTGATATTAGTCGCCCAGCTGAAACTGCAAAAGAAGCCGTTCAATGGTTATATTTTGGTTATCTTGCTTCTATTAAAGAACAAAACGGCGCCGCTATGTCTTTAGGTCGGGTTTCTACTTTCCTTGATATATATTTAGCTAGAGATTTAGAAAATGGCATTCTTACCGAGATGGAAGCGCAAGAATTAATTGATCAAATGGTAATTAAACTACGATTAGCTCGTCATTTACGCACACCTGATTATAATGAATTGTTTGCTGGCGATCCTTTATGGGTAACGGAATCAATTGGTGGTATGGGACTGGATGGACGCACTTTGGTAACTCGTACGTCTTACCGTATTCTCCACACCTTATATAATTTAGGACCTGCTCCTGAACCTAATCTAACGATCTTGTGGTCAGTTAATCTACCCACAGATTTTAAAAACTTCTGCGCAAAAGTATCCCTAGATACCAGTGCTATTCAATATGAAAATGATGATATTATGCAACCTGTCTACGGCGACGACTATGCCATTGCCTGCTGCGTATCTGCGATGAGAATTGGAGAACAAATGCAGTTTTTTGGAGCCAGAGCCAATTTGGCCAAAGCCTTACTGTTAGCCATTAACGGTGGTCGTGATGAAAATACTGGCGAACAATTAGCTCCTATTATGCCAATCCCCACAGGAGAGTACCTGGACTATGAAGTAGTACGTAATAACTTATCACAAGTACTTACTTGGCTCACTGGTTTGTATGTCAATACTATGAATCTAATCCACTTTAGTCATGATAAATATGCCTACGAAAGAGCCCAGCTTGCTCTACATGATACAGATGTAAAACGTATTATGGCCTTTGGTGTTGCTGGATTATCTGTAGCCACAGATTCGCTAAGCGCTATCCGTCACGCTCGTGTTAAAGCATTACGCAACGAAGCTGGCATTGCCAAAGACTTTGCCATCGAGGGAGATTTCCCATGCTTCGGCAATGACGATGACACTGTAGATACTTTGGCAACCGAATTAAGCCATGAATTCAGCAGAAAATTAAAAGAGCATCCTACCTATCGCGATGCGGAACATACCTTATCTATACTTACCATTACTTCTAATGTAATGTATGGCAAAAAGACAGGTGCAACGCCTGATGGGCGTAAGGCAGGACAAGCTTTTGCTCCTGGAGCTAACCCAATGCATGGTCGGGACAAAAAGGGCGCATTGGCCGCTATGCAGTCCGTTTGCAAACTTTCTTATGATGACTGCCGTGACGGTATTTCTTACACCTTTTCTATTTTACCCGCTACATTAGGAAAAGCTGACCCTATTAAAATTCAAAATTTAGCAAGTATATTGGATGGTTATTCTGCCAAGAAAGGGCATCATATTAATGTAAATGCTCTTGACCGCAGCGTATTAGAGGATGCTAGAAAACACCCAGAGAAATATCCACAATTAACGATCCGCGTATCTGGCTATGCTGTTAATTTCATCAAATTAACTCCCGCTCAGCAAGCTGAAGTTATTGAACGGACATTTTACCAATCCTTATAG